The genome window TGGTAACGGGGAGATATTTTTTGAATTTAGTGAGGATTTACAATGCGTAAGCCAATGATATACAGTTGCCTGCTTACGATAATTTTATCGTGGGGCGGTATTTTTGCCAATGGCTGGCGAAGCGGCGCGGCGCTCCAAACACCGCGATACGGTGCCACTTCAGTTGTCATGGATGGCTATATTTATGTAATCGGCGGCGCGACTGCCAACGGGCAAATACTGAATTCTGTGGAACGATACGATTCATCCACCCAAACATGGGATGCAACTGCCATTGCCCCAACCCAAATTCCACGCCTGGATGCTGTGGCAATGATTGTCGATGGCAAAATTTACCTGATGGGCGGATATACTGCCGATGGCGAAGTAACCGATGCCGTTGAAGAATATGATCTTGCGGGCAACAGTTGGTCTTTTTCCGAGGACCTGCGAAAAAAACGGCGCGGACATATTGCCGTTTCTATCTGGAACGCACCTTGTGTTGTCGGCGGTATTGGCGATAGCGGTGAATACGAAGATAAAGCGGAATGGCTGAATCCTGATGATGATAAATGGGAGGATATCGACGCCAATTACGATCTGCTGCGGTTCAAACCGTTTTCCGCTGCAAAAGGACATTCCATCTACATTTTTGGCGGCATTTTTAACTATCCCACAGCAAACAGCCACGTTGGCGAAGTTAGCACGGGCTGGGAAATCACCTGGAGCACATTGCCGGATTTACCGGTAGCCCGCGCCAACGGCACAACCGCCACCCTCAACGACAGCGTTTTTATGATTGGCGGCGTGTTATCCAATAATTACGCAACCGGACGGGTGGATATTTTCGATTTCACCACACAGCAATTTACCCAGGCGCCGGATCTGCCGACAGCGCGCATTTCCATGACATCGGCTGTTTTGGATGACGAAATTTATGTGATCGGCGGATACGCCAATTCCATCAACTCGCCGGTTGGCACCGTCGAAATCTACAGCTCGCCGTTAACCGCAATCGATCCGTCCGAATCCGGATTTCCGGAATCGTTTGCACTGCTGCACGGTTATCCAAATCCGTTTAACGGCAGCATTCAGCTGGCTGTCAACATCCCGCAACGGGCGGATTATCAACTGACCATTTTTGATATCAACGGACGCAAAGTCCGCACGCTGCACAACGGCAACCTGCCTTCCGGTGAGCGCAATTTCCAATGGAACGCCATCGACGAAACCGGGAAGAACGTCAGTAGCGGCATTTACCTTGCTGTTTTGCAATCCCGATCTTCAATACAAAAACTCAAGATCGTTTATGTGAAATAAGTCGCCACTCAACCATTGATTTTCAGCCGTTCGCAACATATATTTCTTTTTATCCGATTTGAGGCGAACAGGTGAAAATAGACATCAAAGGTTATGATATTATCCGGGAAATCAGCCGGGGACCGATCAGCACAGCGTATTTGGGGAAACAACTATCGCTGAACCGCCCGGTGCTCATCAAACGGTTGAATAACCAATGGATGAACGAAACCGATTTGATGGAGCGATTTCGCCGCGAAGCGTTGATCTGCGCTCGCCTGAAACATCGCAATGTGGTTGATATTATTGATGTTGAAACCCACCCCGACAACCTTTACCTGGTCATCGAATTTATTGATGGAATGGATTTGGCGCGGTTCATCAAAGAATTTTCGCCGATGCCGTTTTCGGTAATTTTATACATCAGCCGCGAGGTGCTCAACGGGTTGGCGTATGCCCATCGGCAGGGTGTTATTCATCGCGATATCAAACCGTCGAACATCATGATCGGGCGGGACGGCATCGTGAAAATTGCCGATTTCGGACTTGCCCGAACCGCCGATTTACCGACTATTTCCGCCCACGGCGAAGTGGTTGGCACACCCGCATACATGTCTCCGGAACAAGCCCGGATTTCCAACCTGGATGAGCGCACGGATATTTTTAGCCTGGGCATCACATTTTACGAATTAGCCGGTCAGCCGTCGCCATTCAAAGGGCAAAGCATTGTCGAATCCATTCAAAAATTATTGAAAGATGTGCCGCCGCCGCTTCACGCGCTTAACCCGGAAATTCCGGAATGGTATTCGCTGCTGATCTCAAAAATGCTCGCAAAAAAAACAGACGATCGCCCGGCATCGGCGGAAGCAATTCTGGAAAATGAACATTTTTTGAAAACGCCCTCCCGGTCGCCGGAACTGGCACAAATGATCGGGCAAATGAATAAAGAATCGATCACTTTCGAGAACACAGAAATTTCTCCGCCGGTGATTCAGTCCATTGATTTGCCCAAATCGCCGGGCAAACGCTGGCTGGGCATTGCAACAACGGCTGTTGCGGTGCTGCTGCTCGGCGTTTGGTGGATAAATGCCAACCAACCGGATCAAAAAAATGGTGTTTTGCCAATTCAAGATAAAATGACCGCAGCTGCGGAAACGCTCAACACAGGTGCAGATTCATTGATGAATGAACCGGAAATTCAATCGCAACCGGTTGAGCAAAACCCGGAACAACCAACATCGGCGTTGGCGGAAAAGGGTTCGCAACCGGAAAATCGTGTTGCACTCAACCAATCCGCAAATGACGAAAATCCCCGCGAAAACACAACTTCCCCGGCAACGAACACAGAAAAAATAGAGCTTCCCGTTTTGACAGACAGCAGTTCAACGCCTGTTGCCGCACCCGCAACCGGCGAGTTGATGGTGCAATGCACGCCGTGGGCGCATATTTTTGTTAATGGCGAACAGTTTGAAACCACACCGTTGCGTAAACCGCTGATCCTGCCGGCGGGGCGTCATGTTATCGAATTGCGCAACCCGAACTTCCCGCCGCACCGCAGCACTGTGGAAATTTCCGGCGGAAACAGCGATTCGCTAATCGTCAATTTGCATTCCCTGACCGGTTATCTGGATTTACAGGTGTTGCCGTGGGCAAAAATTTTTATCGATAACCAATATGTAGAAACCACGCCGCTGGCAAAACCGCTGGCGCTAAAACCGGGTGAGTACACCCTGAAACTCGAAAATCCGGCATTTCCCAATTGGGAGGAAACCGTGCTCATTACCGCAGGGGAAACCCTGAAACACCGGATAACACTCAACAGATAAATTACGGAGCGCCACTTGCAGCGTTGCTACCCCGCATTCACCCGAAACCGAATTGTCATTATTTTTTTATTACTCCCGCTATTGCTGTGCAAAAACCTGTTTGCACAACCTGTTTCCAATTCTGTAAATCAGTTGAAGCAACTGTATGAAAATGTTGAATTTGAATCGGCAATAACCAAAGGAAATGAGCTGCTGAAATTACCGGGAAATGCGTTATCACCGGATGAATTGGCCGTTGTCCACCGGTATATGGCGTTCTCTTTTTTCAACCTCGGTGATCAGGATTCGGCGCGGGTGCATTTTCTAAGCCTGCTGTCGCTGCAACCGGATTTAGAGCTGAATCCGGCTGAAACATCGCCAAAAATCATCGATTTTTTTCAGCAATTAAAGGAAGAATTTCGTTCGATTTCGCAACAGGAAAATGACAGAGTGTTCACTAAATACGTAATCGCAGAAGATTTGCGCCCCGGTGCAGCGCTGCGATCTGCTGTTATTCCGGGATGGGGACAGTTGCGCAAAGGTCAGCGCGGGCGGGCCGTGGTACTTGGCGGCGGATTTTGGGCAGGGTTGATCGCAACCGGCGTGGCGTACAGCAAATCGCAAAGCCTGAAAGATGATTATGTTGCAGCAAAGGACCCGGCAGAAATCAGCAGATTATACGATGATTACAATGGCTGGCATAAAACGCGACAGGCGCTTACGCTGGCAACCGCGGTTTTTTGGGTGATTAACGTTGTGGATGCAGGTTGGTCGAATTACCCGAAGCCGGCATTTCGTGCCGGTAATTCAGCGGTCGAATTATCGTTTTCAATTCCGTTAAAGTAATATTCTACAACTGCTTAGCGCCCGATGTTTTGCGAACTCCATACACCAGAAAACGGGCGGTTGCTCCGGGATTCAATTTCCAGATCATTCAGATACAATCCCTCCCGTTCAAAAGCAGCGCATCGCTCCAAAAATTGCTCCCAATCGACACCAATTTCCAACCGTTGCGGCACATTTCCCGGTTTCCACGCACCGGCATAAGTTGCCCCTTTATCGGAGCTATTTTCCCGGTATATTTCCAAATCTATTAATTCAAAACCGTTACGGTTATCGCCAAATTTGCTCCGGAAATCCCTTTCACCAACGCTTTTGAAATAATCATCTCCTTTGCCGGAGCGAAAAACAACCACATAAAACACGGAACCGCCGAGGTCGTAGGGCTCAAAATCTGCAATTACCATACCGTTTTTGAGCATTCCGTCGCGAACAATATCAAATTCGCTGCCGATTTTTACATTCACGCGTATGGCAATCTCGTAACGGCCTTCCTGCCAAATACTCAGGGCATAATATTGCCCGGCATCCTGATAAATATCGATATCGATGAGCCGCATACCATCATTTTTCATGGATTTCCAAAGGCTTTCGAATGTCCGCCAGTCGTTTCCGCTGGCACCCAAACTGGATCTGTAAAACATGGTTTTGGGGCTTTCGCGATGCCAAACCGCACCGAATAGCTGTTTGTTGTCCTTTCGGTATGTTTCGATATCAACAATGTGCAAATCGCTTACTTTTAATTCTTCAAATGCACGGAGAACATCATCCCACACCAAATCGACAATTACAGTGGATTTTTGTCCTTTAAACACCTGGTATTCAGATTGCGGTGTGTCGACAACCTGCATGGCACAACCAGAAATGAGCAGCAGTAGCCCACCCCAAAAAAGCGGTATTAACGCATGCTTCGCAGCATTCATTGGTATTCTCCAAAAAAGTTGAAAGGGATTGATTTCCGGAAATGGGCTCAAGGAAGTTAAATTTCGCATCATTTGCTTCTATTGTGTTAATTGAACAGAATTGTTACCTCAAAAATCCCCGCTAACTATTGGAATATACAAATTTTACGAAATAAATGTGCAACAAAATATGATTGTTCTCACAGGTTTTTCCGCGTCACGGTTAGTCACTGCAATCTATATTATTACTTGACATAGTTCGAATCAATGCATAATATAAAATTAACAATCCAAAAATGTTTTCAGGGCAAGTTGTAACAACTTTTGTTGTGCCGCACCATTGGAAGGAACCGGGTATGAATAGGGCAATGGGGATTTTGGCGATTTGTTTGCTGATGATTTTGGCTACACTTTTTCCGGCTTGTGAAGATAGCATTGTTTACGGCTCCGGTAACAGAAATTCGGCGCCTGTGGATAGTATGCCTGGTGATACTATTCCGCCGCCGCCACCACAGGGCATTTTGGACACACTAACCCTTTATCTGGCTTTTGATTACTGGAATCCTTCCGGAATCGATCCACACATCAAAATTGACACGGACGCCACCTCCGATCTGATAAAAGTCGGTGAAAATATATTGCGTAAACCACCCATTGTCGGGCAGCCGAATGTGACGTTTCTACTCGAGGATATCAAAGTAGATTATTCTCCGGTCTATTCCCGCATTTTTAAGTGGTGGTCTGAGGAATTACTTTCAGATCACTGGCACAACACCTCCGAATTTGCGGTAAGCAAACGGGATAAAACCCGGATGAATATCGTATTGGTGCTGGATGTAAGCAATTCGCTCGGCGGCGATTTCTATTGGGTAAAAGAATATGCAAAAGATTTTCTGGACATCATCTACACCGAAATGCGCGACAACATCCGGTATCCCAAAATCGCGATTGTAGATTTTTCCACGCTGATCAATTATATCCCGTTAACGACCAAACAATCAGATTTGATCGATCATATCAACGGGTTGCAGCAGGGACAATACACGGCGCTGTATGCTGCAATGAACACCGGCATCGATTTGCTGGCACAGGAATCTGATACACTGCACCATCGCGCAATGGTTACGTTTACGGATGGCAACGACAACTATTCCGGTCCGGTCACGAAAGATTTTCTGCTCAACAAAATTACCGATCCGGTTTTTAATACACCAAAAATCCGCAGTTTTGTGTTAGGGTTTAAAGGGCGCGACGGTTTGGATGAGTCTATTCTGGAAAGTCTGGCGGTCAATAATGGCGAAGCAAGGTTTACCAGCTCAATATTTCAGCTAAAAGTGATGTTTGAAAATATCGCCAAGGATATTACCCGATCGGTCAACTTCACTTACACCCGCAACGACCAAATTATTCCTGAATCGGAAAAACGCCGGGTGCGAATTGGCATAAGCCTTGAACGTCATATTATTTTGTGAGAATTATTGGAGTTTACTCATCAGCGTGCGGTAATTGATGTTCAGCAGTTTGCAAGCGTCTTTTTTGTTGCCCTTTTTCTGTTCCAACACCATTCGCACATAAATCCGGGTTATTTCCTCCAGCGAAAGCTCGTTAGCTAATGCTTTATCGAGAAAATTATTGCTGGATTCCAGAATGTCCGGCGGCAAATGCTCGATATCGATATGCTGGGAATTGGTCAAAATCAATCGTTTGACAGTGTTTTCGAGCTCCCGTGCGTTGCCTTCCCACGGCAAGTGCGATAAAAAAGCCATCACGCGGTTGGATACTTTGGGCTTGGGCAGGTCGTTTTCGCGACAAAATTTTTCGGTGAAATAGTCAATCATCGCCGGAATATCGTCCGGGCGTTCCCGCAGCGGCGGCAATTGGATGGGAATAACGTTCAATCGGTAAAAAAGATCTTCGCGGAAGGTGCCCTCTTTGATCATATCCTGCAACGGTTGGTTGGTTGCGGAAATCAAACGGAAGGTTACCGTAATTTCTTTTTCGCCGCCGAGCCGGAAAAAGCGTTTGCTTTCCAGCACGCGGAGCAGTTTGGCCTGCAATTCCAGCGGCATGTCGCCAATTTCATCGAGAAACAGTGTGCCGTTATCCGCCAGCTCAATTTTGCCGCGCGTTTGTTTTAGCGCACCGGTGTATGCACCTTTTTCATAGCCGAACAGCTCACTTTCCAGCAAATTGGGCGGCAACGCTGCGCAGTTGATGGCCACAAAACTGTCGTTCAACCGGGGGCTTTGTTTGTAGATGTGCCGGGCAAACACCTCTTTTCCGGAACCGGATTCCCCGGTGATGAGCACCGGCTCCACGCTGTGTTTCACACGGTCAATTGTGGCGAGGATTTGCTGCATTTGTTTGCTGACCGCCACGATATCATCAAACCGGATATTTTGTTTCAATTTGGAACGCAATTCGGTGTTTTCGCGCTCCAGTTTTTGCATTTTCAACCCTTGTTTGACAAGGTGCGGCAGCTCTTCCTCCAATTTTTCGTCGCCTTTGGAGAAATACGAATAGGCGCCTCGCCGCTGCGCTTCCAGCGCGTATTCATGTTCTTTGTAGGATGTAACTACGATGATCTGAAAATCCTGCCCGAGTTTGATCAACTCATCCAGCAGATTTAATCCGTCGGTGATTTGTGGCAATCCCAGATCCATAATGATGAGATCTGGCTCCATCAATTCACATTGCTGAAGCGCATCGGTTTTGTTCGCTGCAACTTTCACGTGATAGCCATCGCCAATCCATTCGCGAAAACTGTCGCTCCACAATTCGTTGTCTTCAACAATCAGTATTTTGTCCATTAAACCCATCGATCCATGCGAAAATGAGCACCACCCGGCAGTGGTGAAATATTAGTTGATTCGCGCCAGCGCGTCCAGAATCAGTCCGGGCGTTAGCAACTCCGGCAGAACTATCGGTTTTTCGTTCGATCCGGCGCCGTAAAGCACGTATAATGGAACACTATTTCGTCCGAAAGCGGCTAAAGCACGCGTGATATTTTCATCTTTTGACGTCCAATCCGCAATGACTCTTGTCACACCTTTGCTGGCAAATGCAGCTTCGACCTCAGCGTTATTCAATGCAACTTTTTTGTTGACCTGACAACTGAGGCACCACGATGCTGTAAAATCAATAAAAACAGGCTTTCCCTGCGCGCGCAGTGTATTGACCAATTCGGGTGAATACGGCTCCCAACCGGCGTGTGCGGCGGCATTTGCGCTGGTTTTGGTCGCAGCGGATGCGCTGGCAGTGCCATCGCCAACCATGTCGATCGTAAGCCATGCGCTGCCGACAATCAGCACAGCAGCGATGGTTTTGGCAACCAAACGGGTGGTTTTACTGCGCATCAGCGTTCCCCAACGCCCCAACACCCAGCCGCCAAAACTGACAACCAGCAGCGCCAGCAACGCCACAAAAACACCCAGCGAGCCAACCTGACCATCCAGCACATACAGCAGCCAGATGACGGTTGCCATCATCAAAAATCCCATGGATTGTTTGAGGGTGTCCATCCACGCGCCGGGTTTTGGCACAAATTTCAGCAATCCGGGAGAGGACGCCAGCAACACATATGGCAGCGCCATTCCCATTCCCAACGCCGTGAAAATGGCCATCGAAAGCAACGCCGGCTGGCTGAGCGCAAAACCGAGCGCCGATCCCATAAACGGTGCGGTGCACGGCGTAGCCACAACGGTGGCCGTAACGCCGCTCACAAACGATCCGAGGTAATCCGAGCGGCTGGCTGCGCCCTGCCCGACACCCATCAGCGAAGTCCCCAATTCAAACACACCAAACAAATTCAAACCGAATAAAAACAAAAAGATAGCCAACACAACAATAAATGACGGCGATTGCAGTTGAAATCCCCAGCCGAGCTGTTCGCCGCCCGCCCGCAACAGCAGCAACGCGCCGGCCAACACCCAAAATGAAACCAACACGCCAAGCGTAAATACCATTCCATGGGAAAAAACCTTGCTGCTGTCTTCACCGGCTTGTTGCACAAAACCGAGAATTTTGAGCGACAAAACGGGCAGCACGCAGGGCATCAGATTCAAAATCATACCACCGACAAACGCGAACAACAGCGCCCACCAAATGCTGCCGATTTCCTGATTTCCGGCGGATGTGCCAAAATTACTGTCCAGCGAATTACCGATCTCAACGCTGATTTCCTGCGATTTTTCCGATCCGGTACCGCGCCAGCCGTTCTCCGAAACCAACACACCGGAAATGCGTTCGGGATCGCCCTCGCGATCCGGCGAAAGCGGCACGTTCAACCGGTAGCCGTTGCCGGTGGCGGTCACTTCCTGCACGGCGCCGTTGTTGATCACCAGCTCGTCATACGGAAAAAAGCGGATATTTCCCGGCGAATCACTCACCCATTCGGGCGGAACGATTTCGAAAACCAACGCGGTATCTATTTTGGCAGCCTGAACTTTCCAGCCGGAATTTGTAATTGGCAACATCGCGCGAGTGTCGGCAAATGGTTGTGTCCACGCCGCGTTAATCGCCACATGTTCACCGATCGCCAGCGGCAATTCCAGATCAACATTTTCCGGAATACACACATCTTTGCAAACCAGCCAACTGGCATTTGCCTTCAGCGTGACGGTGCTTCCCGGTGCCAGATTCGCCGGTGGCGTAATTTGCACGGGCAACAGCACTTCATTTTCGTAACCGAAATTCATGAATTCGTCAAATGGAATGGCTTCGGGATGCGGCCACTGGATTTCCCCAGCGGAAAAGCCTTCCGGCAATTCCCAATCGATGGCGGTCGCCAAACCGGCATCGCCGGCATTGCGCCAGTACACATGCCAGTGATCTTGAATTTTCATGTGAAGCCCAACCCAAAATGCCTCGCCGGGAACAATCGTGGTCACTTCCGGCACCAGTTCCGCTTCCACGTGATCGGTTTTCGCAGAATTGGCCAACAGACCGTTCACCACGAAAAAAAGCAACATCGAAACGAAGATAAACCGTTGTTTTAACATTAGTTGTCTCTAAAATAAATTTACACCGTTAGATAAATTATGATTCATAAACAATCCAAAAGTAACCGTATGTATTGCGGCAAACGCCAAAAGTTCCCATTAACGGCTGAAGAAAACCAGATAGCTGAACTGGATCAGGATATCCGGTGCGCCGTTATCGATGCCAAGCCCCAGCACGCTTCGGATGTGCCCGTTTCCACCGGTTACATAATCGATCCCGCCGGAAAGCAACCCCACATCGCCCTGCGTTTCCAGATTTAGTTCGCCGATGATGTTCAGCTGCGGGCTGGTCTGATATATCACGCCGCCGCCAATTCGCAATGAGGCATCGTGACCGCCGGCATCGCGGAAAACCAAACCGGCGTTTCCAGTTACGGTCAGTCCCGGACTGAACGGATGGCGCAACGCAGCAAACCCGCCGAAATCGAAATTATCGCCGCCAACATTGTCGCTGCCGATGGGCAAAGTGATAAACCCGCCGGCAGAAATCTGGGTTCTGCCCGAAGCCATGTGCTGTTTGCCGAAAACCGAAACATTATCCAGCCCGGAGCGGCCGTCGCCGTTTTCAGGGTTGATGCTGAGAAATCCCCAGCCGAGCCCCAATTCAAAATTATCCGATAGCGGAATGCCGCCCTGCACACCAAGATTGACGCTGCTGAAAAAATCGTAATCACTGAAATTGAAAAACCCTTCGCCATATGTAACGTCGGTTAACGCGGCGTCTTCGAAAAATGTCTGAAATAGCCGCACATCATCGTTGGTTGTGTATCTTACTGTATATTGTGCAAAAATCGGTTGAACACTGAATACGAATGCTAAAATCAGTCCGATTCGGTAAAGTTTCATTGCGTTTCTCCTGTGGAAAAGTGTTGTATTGGTCTCACCAAAACAAATTATTTTTTTCTAATATTTTGTATTTATTCTATTTATCGTTTGAAAAAAATATAATCTGTGACGGCAGGAACCTCGCCGGATTGACGCAATTGTAGCGCAATTTGCGAACGGTGATAGGTTCCGTGATTGATCACATGTGCCAAAATATCGGTCGGTGTATTCGTGAACGGCTCGCCTTTCGAGTTGCGATATGTGATCAATTTGAACAGATCAGCAACTGATATATCAGCCAGATATTTAACCCAGATGTCATGCTGCTGCCGGAGTTGCATATCGCATTCCGATAGCGAAAACTGCGGGAAAACCGGTGTTTCCGGGTGCTTTCCAATCAATCGGCTAAACCAGATTTCCTCCGCAGCAAAAATGTGCGACAACAGCAACAGGGATGATTCCGGTGCACTGGTGGCGCTTTTCAACGATTCAATCGTCCGGTTATTTGCCCAAAAATTGTATTCAAACATCTTTTTGAAATAATCGATCATTATCTGCTTCGTGATATTTATGTCCGAATTTACCTGCGCACTAAACTGTGGCCGGCAGAAGCTGCAATTATCAAGCGTCCCTAAATTAAAACGTCCTGCAGCACATAACAACCGCTTTTGCGAAAGTTTAGCCGCTGCGGAATTTGCAAATAGGCTTTGAACTTGCCAAATTCAACTGTAAGTTTTCACCGAAGAAAAACAGGATTTGCATGCGAACGATACATTATATAATTGCAACCGGATTTGGCTGCGGCTATTCGCCAACAGCGCCGGGAACCGCGGGCACTATTTTGGCGCTGTTGATCGGCTACTTTTTGATTGATGGGAATTTACCGTGGCTGATTGCCGCGACGTTGTTGTTTACCATTATTGGCACCATTTCGGCAGATTTTGTGGAAAAAAATTCCGGCAATCACGATCCATCCATCGTGGTTGTGGATGAAATTGCAGGTATGCTGCTCGGCTTGTGGGCTGTTCCGGTTGAACCGATTCCCTACCTCGTCGCGTTCGGTTTTTTCCGCCTGTTTGATGTTACAAAACTGTTTCCGATTGATAATCTCCAACGCCTCCCCGGTGGTTGGGGCATCATGTTTGACGATATCGGCGCCGGTATTTACACGCTGGCAGCCATGCATTTGCTGTTGTATTTCGGCGTTCTCTAAATCACGCTCCGGATATTTAGAGAACTATTATTTTGTTTTCCCATATATTCGCATCCGATCTCAAAAACAGGGTGTGCCTTTCCCGGTATTCGGGATTACCCAACATTCATTTATCACAATAATCCTGCCCGTTTTTTCGGGGAGGATGACACGTTGTGTTAATTAAGTTTCCTCGGAATTTTGCGCCCGAGCAAAAAAAACCGCATTATTACTCAACTTGGCGCAAAAATGATCGAACATAGAAATCTTGAAAAATGCTATCGGAGAGCGTTTCTTCTACATTTTTAATCAGATGTGATTTACGATTGTTGATGCGGAGCCATTTGCTAATTAACCGCCGTTCTTAACGGAATAATGTATCATAATCTACTATTTCAAAACGAATTTCAAGAGAGGGAAGCCAAATGAAATTTCGCGCTATCGCATCAAAACGCCCGGTAATGTGGACGTTTTTTTCGATGATTTTTATGCTACTAACCGGTGTTTTCTTTACCCAACAAACAAAAGCTCCTGCGGGTGAACACCGCGCAGAATATGCGAAGTGGTTGGAAAATCACCCTTTTAACAACCGTCCGCATTTAACCAAAGCTGACCTCAAAAAAATCCCCAAAAAAGATCGCCCGGATCTGGCGATGGAACAAAATTTTCTGCAAACTGTTGATCCGGAGCTAAAAATAGTGCCATCCGAAAGGCTGGTTACGGCTTACAACCGGATGCAATCGCTAAAAAACACGGGTCAGTATTATCCGGGTAGCTCTTGGGCCGAGCGCGGACCGTCGAATGTCGGCGGACGTACCCGAGCAATCATGTTTGACCCGAATGACGGGACCGGGAAAAAAGTATTTGCAGCAGGTGTCGCCGGCGGCATTTGGTACACCAACGACATCACAGATGCCGGTGAAGGCTGGACCCAGGTGAACGATTTTCTGGATAACATGGCCGTTTGCTCGATCGATTACGATCCGAGTAACACTTCGGTGTTTTACGCCGGTACCGGCGAAGGCTATTACAACGTGGACGCTGTTCGCGGCGCGGGCATTTGGAAAAGCACCAATGGCGGCAGTAGTTGGACACAACTTGCGGCAACCAACAATTACGAATTTGATTATGTCCAGAAAGTGAAAGTCCACCCAACAACCGGGCATGTTTACGCGGCAACCAAAAGCAGATACAGTAATGTTGGCGGCATTTATCGCTCCACAGATGGCGGCAGCACATGGGCTGTTGTTCTGAATAACGATAACGGCGCATCTGCTATCGTGCTGCAGATATCGAAATTGGGGCAGACGGCACAATTTACGCCACAATGGGGCTTATCTTTAGCACTGATGGGATTTACAGCTCCTCAACCGGCAACGTCGGGAGTTGGACTAAGCTGAACACTGGCACGAACGGATTTCCCACAACAGGCATCGAACGCATCGAAATTGCTACTGCGCCATCGAACGCCAATTATATTTATGCCCTCACCCAAAGCAGTTCAACCGATGGCATTGAAGGTGTTTATCGCTCGACCGACAAAGGTGCCAACTGGAGCAGCTTAACCCTGCCGAATGATGTCGAGTATGGCACCGAATTCAGCCGCGGACAAGCATGGTATGATCTGGCTCTGGCGGTCGATCCGAACGACGAAGATGCTGTT of Calditrichia bacterium contains these proteins:
- a CDS encoding thioredoxin family protein, producing MLLFFVVNGLLANSAKTDHVEAELVPEVTTIVPGEAFWVGLHMKIQDHWHVYWRNAGDAGLATAIDWELPEGFSAGEIQWPHPEAIPFDEFMNFGYENEVLLPVQITPPANLAPGSTVTLKANASWLVCKDVCIPENVDLELPLAIGEHVAINAAWTQPFADTRAMLPITNSGWKVQAAKIDTALVFEIVPPEWVSDSPGNIRFFPYDELVINNGAVQEVTATGNGYRLNVPLSPDREGDPERISGVLVSENGWRGTGSEKSQEISVEIGNSLDSNFGTSAGNQEIGSIWWALLFAFVGGMILNLMPCVLPVLSLKILGFVQQAGEDSSKVFSHGMVFTLGVLVSFWVLAGALLLLRAGGEQLGWGFQLQSPSFIVVLAIFLFLFGLNLFGVFELGTSLMGVGQGAASRSDYLGSFVSGVTATVVATPCTAPFMGSALGFALSQPALLSMAIFTALGMGMALPYVLLASSPGLLKFVPKPGAWMDTLKQSMGFLMMATVIWLLYVLDGQVGSLGVFVALLALLVVSFGGWVLGRWGTLMRSKTTRLVAKTIAAVLIVGSAWLTIDMVGDGTASASAATKTSANAAAHAGWEPYSPELVNTLRAQGKPVFIDFTASWCLSCQVNKKVALNNAEVEAAFASKGVTRVIADWTSKDENITRALAAFGRNSVPLYVLYGAGSNEKPIVLPELLTPGLILDALARIN
- a CDS encoding phosphatidylglycerophosphatase A; translation: MRTIHYIIATGFGCGYSPTAPGTAGTILALLIGYFLIDGNLPWLIAATLLFTIIGTISADFVEKNSGNHDPSIVVVDEIAGMLLGLWAVPVEPIPYLVAFGFFRLFDVTKLFPIDNLQRLPGGWGIMFDDIGAGIYTLAAMHLLLYFGVL
- a CDS encoding DinB family protein, with translation MIDYFKKMFEYNFWANNRTIESLKSATSAPESSLLLLSHIFAAEEIWFSRLIGKHPETPVFPQFSLSECDMQLRQQHDIWVKYLADISVADLFKLITYRNSKGEPFTNTPTDILAHVINHGTYHRSQIALQLRQSGEVPAVTDYIFFKR